A portion of the Sphingobacterium spiritivorum genome contains these proteins:
- a CDS encoding DUF5007 domain-containing protein, which produces MKRIYINSIAIVILSAIVCIGCKKNFPEDLDAFSLDMNFTSTEYKPVLGRTTYFSGNFNPGQTTLPLTFRISAVRTHEGKAAPELQKLFPVSVWKDRYTGEETSLEQINAKRETVMRPLWEIGEHSGNFIMHSYANSNILKTFPDSGYLFDVEVSSNGGKRFFRDLKLMPEMERSYEPYNDNGSVSPMMTIGVRGDSTRTLMAGSDIKVWFNKVGEGNSLTFKFLDPDLKPIKLSKFNTTKWEELVHGFNMTFASDSSSVRYDVAYPIPLVPTINTKYNNGALARSMFSYTRTAFGGMREISIIGMNYTILEKGDWEMIYYFSNEAPLFDND; this is translated from the coding sequence ATGAAGAGAATATATATCAATTCAATTGCGATAGTCATTTTGTCTGCTATTGTGTGTATTGGATGTAAGAAAAATTTTCCTGAAGATCTGGATGCTTTCAGTCTGGATATGAATTTTACAAGTACCGAATATAAGCCGGTATTAGGCAGAACAACCTATTTCTCGGGCAACTTTAACCCTGGGCAGACTACTTTGCCTCTTACGTTCCGCATTTCTGCAGTACGTACACATGAAGGTAAAGCGGCTCCTGAATTGCAAAAATTATTTCCGGTTTCTGTGTGGAAAGACCGCTATACCGGAGAGGAAACATCGCTGGAGCAAATCAATGCTAAACGGGAAACGGTAATGCGTCCGCTATGGGAGATCGGAGAACACTCCGGTAATTTTATTATGCACTCTTATGCTAATTCGAATATCCTGAAAACATTTCCGGATTCAGGTTACCTGTTTGATGTAGAGGTAAGCAGCAACGGCGGAAAGCGTTTTTTCAGAGATTTGAAATTAATGCCGGAAATGGAGCGCTCTTATGAGCCTTATAATGACAACGGATCTGTATCTCCTATGATGACAATCGGTGTGAGAGGCGACTCTACCCGTACGCTGATGGCGGGTTCGGATATCAAAGTATGGTTTAATAAAGTGGGGGAAGGAAATTCACTAACCTTTAAATTTCTTGATCCGGATCTTAAACCAATCAAGCTTTCCAAGTTTAATACGACGAAATGGGAGGAACTGGTACACGGTTTCAATATGACATTTGCATCAGATTCTTCTTCTGTTCGCTATGATGTTGCCTACCCGATTCCTCTGGTTCCGACGATCAATACTAAATATAACAACGGAGCTCTTGCACGATCTATGTTCAGTTATACCAGAACAGCCTTTGGAGGTATGCGTGAAATATCAATTATCGGGATGAACTATACTATACTGGAAAAAGGAGATTGGGAAATGATTTATTATTTCTCCAATGAGGCTCCATTATTTGATAACGATTAA
- a CDS encoding SufE family protein — MTINEIQDELIEDFSFFEDWMQKYEYIIQLGKELPLVDEQYKTEDYTIKGCQSKVWLHPDMEDGKIIFKADSDAVITKGLVSLMVKVLSGHTPKEIVESDLYFIDRIGLREHLSPTRANGLLSMVKQMKLYAVALHAKN, encoded by the coding sequence ATGACAATCAACGAGATACAAGACGAGCTCATAGAAGATTTTTCATTCTTTGAGGATTGGATGCAGAAATACGAATATATTATTCAACTGGGCAAAGAACTCCCTTTGGTAGACGAACAATATAAGACGGAAGATTATACTATTAAAGGCTGTCAGTCTAAAGTCTGGTTACATCCGGATATGGAAGACGGCAAGATTATTTTTAAGGCGGACAGTGATGCTGTTATCACAAAAGGACTGGTCAGTCTGATGGTGAAAGTACTGTCAGGACATACTCCAAAAGAGATCGTGGAGTCGGATCTTTATTTCATTGATCGTATCGGTTTACGGGAGCATTTGTCTCCGACACGTGCCAATGGATTACTTTCCATGGTGAAACAGATGAAACTTTATGCGGTAGCACTGCATGCAAAAAATTAA
- a CDS encoding cysteine desulfurase, whose translation MKNFNISQIRADFPILSRSVNGKPLVYLDNGATTQKPQQVIDAIVRYYTDMNSNVHRGVHFLSQISTDAFEVTRRKVQRFIHAAHEHEIIITTGTTHAINIVATCFGKANIRKDDEIMISAMEHHSNIVPWQMLCDEVGAKLKVIPMNEKGELEMDAYRALFSEKTKIVSLTYVSNALGTINPVKELIQIAHEHGVPVLVDAAQAIQHLPVDVQELDVDFLVFSGHKMYGPTGVGVLYGKEDLLNAMPPYQGGGDMIKEVTFEKTTFNELPFKFEAGTPNIEAGICLGDAIDYIESVGLDQIAKYEEELLTYATERMSAIPGMRIIGTADHKSSVLSFVIDGVHPYDVGVILDKLGIAVRTGHHCAQPVMDQFGIPGTVRASFAFYNTKEEVDQLVAGVERAVSMLV comes from the coding sequence TTGAAAAATTTCAATATATCCCAAATCAGGGCCGATTTTCCGATTCTTTCCAGATCAGTAAACGGCAAACCTCTGGTGTACCTGGATAATGGGGCTACCACACAAAAACCTCAGCAGGTTATCGATGCTATTGTTCGGTATTATACGGATATGAATAGTAATGTGCACCGTGGGGTACATTTCCTGAGTCAGATCTCTACAGATGCCTTTGAAGTAACACGCCGTAAGGTACAGCGTTTTATTCATGCGGCTCACGAACATGAGATTATTATTACAACCGGTACTACTCATGCTATTAATATTGTAGCAACCTGCTTTGGTAAAGCTAATATCAGGAAGGATGACGAGATCATGATATCTGCAATGGAGCACCACTCTAATATTGTGCCCTGGCAGATGTTATGCGATGAAGTAGGCGCAAAATTGAAAGTTATTCCTATGAATGAAAAAGGCGAGCTGGAGATGGATGCTTATCGTGCACTTTTTTCTGAAAAAACTAAAATCGTATCCTTAACTTATGTGTCAAATGCATTGGGAACGATCAATCCGGTGAAAGAACTGATACAGATTGCTCATGAGCATGGTGTGCCAGTGCTGGTTGATGCCGCACAGGCGATTCAGCATCTGCCCGTAGATGTACAGGAGCTGGATGTAGATTTTCTGGTTTTCTCCGGTCATAAAATGTACGGTCCTACCGGAGTAGGTGTACTGTATGGCAAAGAAGATTTGTTAAATGCTATGCCTCCATATCAGGGAGGAGGAGATATGATTAAAGAAGTCACCTTCGAAAAAACGACCTTTAATGAACTGCCTTTCAAATTTGAAGCAGGTACACCTAATATTGAAGCGGGTATCTGTCTGGGTGATGCAATAGATTATATTGAATCTGTCGGACTCGATCAAATTGCTAAATACGAAGAGGAGTTGCTTACTTATGCAACAGAACGGATGTCTGCGATTCCGGGAATGAGAATTATCGGTACTGCGGATCATAAGTCCTCTGTACTATCATTTGTAATAGATGGTGTGCACCCTTACGATGTAGGTGTGATTCTGGACAAACTGGGAATAGCTGTTCGTACGGGACATCACTGTGCACAACCTGTTATGGATCAGTTTGGGATCCCGGGAACAGTACGTGCCTCTTTTGCATTTTATAATACAAAAGAAGAAGTGGATCAGCTGGTAGCGGGAGTAGAGCGAGCAGTAAGTATGCTCGTCTAA
- a CDS encoding SusC/RagA family TonB-linked outer membrane protein, with the protein MKKLYVVATVFSLIGGCLTGIVSASPGTKASSKRVTGFGITNFSKGLVDTTQVDSVLIYDLSATKPYLGKDSLAMEAARLRPFVSVQQMLKGNIAGLYIQESSGEPGTIKQGVTVRGISTPVLHATDFNKNKPLIVVNGIPLTEDPAIVYDIQNYTIQPVGAATNINTVLDPDNIESIYVLKDYSTAAIYGPRAANGVIYITTKNASAGERRINVNGNFGFATPSSVSTINGEFEKNFRKPFYDRYADILQQASYPAYLSDSSNVNYYGPSNWTDLYYKTSPIYSLNGSLVGGGNRSNFRFFAGHTSDAGAADAAKFKRYQGAFYINMIPLPWLTISSMIHATRLDRDRNKSIIERFGETRYVPDLSTPISPNKDMYGLYLKEYDKTIDENFNNSIIGYFSLNFAILKNLSFSPKLMMDYNENTRNVFWPSTLMSGNNYVSNYFGYNERMVFDNTLNYFYDVNDKDRFSFTGGFNYQADAQKYNYAQGYRGPNDFIKVNVVEGNSQYANYLQSIGFIPYYYSDKIQHRLASFYGKLNYTRKDEWNIGALIRNDGSSAVQPSERWFLSYAVNADYNLNHVIKSDFFDYFKVLASYGRLGNIPTTDRDAAGPQYASELGWDGNKAVFSYNGLGTLSRPYQSGWVGYDLPWSYTEMLNVGLDVSLLKNMLTARVDFYNKDNKDAIFNVPIVAESGYQFERKSGMVVNNKGMDLTLNFNLPAKNDFSWNSSFNISYNNNKLKALPNGLPEIEIGTRKLAVGERIDHFWLLQNRGIFNNDLDVPVNPSTYKILTYNGTDMKGGDPRWIDINGDYDINNKDRQLMGNIFPKYTGGFYNQFKYKSFDISAFLYFNLKKDILNSQAASYYDFANQDESNAIGAVRDITFWEKNFDDKAYPLYNPWSPVSPYQAEQDMFLEDGSFLKLRNLTVGYDMTKLMNRSKDRFTKFYVYVSGSNLWTLTKYTGRDPELVDFYGYDTGLGLRIPKTFILGVKMDL; encoded by the coding sequence ATGAAAAAATTATACGTTGTTGCTACGGTTTTTTCTCTTATTGGTGGATGTTTGACGGGGATCGTTTCAGCTTCTCCGGGAACTAAGGCATCAAGTAAGAGAGTTACTGGTTTTGGGATAACCAATTTTTCCAAAGGGCTGGTTGATACCACGCAAGTTGACTCAGTACTCATTTATGACCTGAGTGCGACCAAGCCTTATCTGGGAAAGGACAGTCTCGCTATGGAAGCTGCCAGATTAAGACCTTTTGTATCTGTTCAACAGATGCTAAAGGGAAATATTGCGGGACTGTATATTCAGGAATCTTCCGGCGAACCCGGAACGATCAAGCAGGGGGTAACTGTGAGAGGTATTTCTACACCTGTATTACATGCGACAGATTTCAATAAGAATAAGCCGCTGATTGTTGTGAATGGTATTCCGCTGACAGAGGATCCTGCAATTGTGTATGATATCCAAAATTATACAATACAACCTGTCGGAGCTGCAACAAATATTAATACCGTACTGGATCCGGATAATATCGAATCTATTTATGTATTGAAAGATTACAGTACTGCGGCGATTTACGGACCAAGAGCGGCGAATGGTGTAATTTATATAACAACCAAAAATGCATCAGCAGGGGAGAGACGTATCAATGTTAACGGAAACTTCGGATTTGCAACTCCTTCAAGCGTCTCTACGATAAACGGGGAATTTGAAAAGAATTTCCGAAAACCATTTTATGACCGCTATGCAGATATCCTGCAGCAGGCTTCATATCCTGCTTATCTGAGTGATTCTTCCAATGTCAATTATTACGGTCCTTCTAACTGGACAGATCTGTATTATAAAACTTCTCCGATTTATTCACTCAACGGTAGTCTGGTCGGTGGAGGAAATCGTTCTAACTTCCGATTTTTCGCAGGACATACTTCAGATGCAGGAGCAGCTGATGCTGCGAAGTTTAAAAGATATCAGGGGGCATTCTATATTAATATGATTCCTCTGCCATGGTTGACCATTTCCAGTATGATACATGCCACACGCCTGGATCGCGATCGTAATAAATCGATCATCGAAAGGTTTGGTGAGACACGCTATGTGCCGGATCTGAGTACGCCAATCTCTCCCAATAAAGATATGTACGGCTTGTATCTGAAGGAGTATGATAAGACTATTGATGAGAATTTCAATAACAGTATTATCGGATACTTCTCGCTGAATTTTGCCATTCTGAAGAATCTTAGTTTCTCTCCGAAGTTAATGATGGATTACAATGAGAATACAAGAAATGTATTCTGGCCTTCAACGCTGATGTCTGGGAATAATTATGTATCCAATTACTTCGGTTACAATGAGCGGATGGTATTTGATAATACGCTGAACTATTTTTATGATGTGAATGATAAGGATCGTTTCAGTTTTACAGGAGGATTTAATTATCAGGCTGATGCCCAAAAATACAATTATGCTCAGGGATACAGAGGACCGAACGATTTTATTAAAGTAAACGTTGTCGAAGGAAATTCGCAGTATGCTAATTATCTGCAGTCTATAGGTTTTATTCCATACTATTATTCAGACAAGATCCAGCACAGGCTTGCTTCATTTTACGGAAAACTGAACTATACCCGCAAAGACGAATGGAATATCGGAGCATTGATCCGGAATGATGGCTCATCTGCTGTACAACCTTCTGAACGTTGGTTTCTATCGTATGCAGTCAATGCGGATTATAATCTGAATCACGTTATAAAATCTGACTTCTTCGATTACTTTAAAGTATTAGCTTCCTATGGACGCCTTGGAAATATTCCGACCACAGACCGGGATGCGGCAGGACCTCAGTATGCGTCTGAACTGGGTTGGGATGGAAATAAAGCAGTGTTTTCATATAATGGATTAGGAACATTAAGCCGTCCGTATCAGTCAGGTTGGGTAGGCTATGATCTGCCATGGTCCTATACAGAAATGTTGAATGTAGGACTTGATGTTTCTCTTTTGAAAAATATGCTTACAGCCCGGGTAGATTTTTATAACAAAGATAATAAGGACGCTATCTTTAACGTGCCTATCGTGGCGGAGTCCGGATATCAGTTTGAGCGCAAAAGCGGAATGGTTGTCAATAACAAAGGAATGGATCTGACACTGAATTTTAATCTTCCTGCTAAAAACGATTTTTCATGGAACAGTTCCTTTAATATCTCTTATAATAATAATAAGCTGAAAGCCTTGCCAAACGGTCTTCCGGAAATTGAAATCGGAACCCGAAAACTGGCTGTAGGGGAGCGTATCGATCATTTTTGGTTATTGCAGAACCGGGGAATTTTCAATAATGATCTGGACGTACCGGTGAATCCGTCTACTTATAAAATCCTGACTTATAATGGTACCGATATGAAAGGCGGGGATCCAAGATGGATAGATATAAACGGAGATTATGATATTAATAATAAGGATCGCCAGTTAATGGGTAATATTTTTCCTAAATACACCGGAGGATTCTATAATCAATTCAAATACAAGTCTTTTGATATAAGTGCATTTCTTTATTTCAATCTGAAAAAAGATATCCTCAATTCTCAGGCGGCGAGCTATTATGATTTTGCCAATCAGGATGAATCCAACGCTATAGGAGCGGTCAGAGATATAACATTCTGGGAGAAAAATTTTGATGATAAAGCATATCCTCTATATAATCCCTGGTCTCCGGTATCGCCTTATCAGGCAGAGCAGGATATGTTTCTGGAGGACGGTTCCTTCCTGAAACTGAGAAATCTCACAGTGGGATATGATATGACTAAACTGATGAACCGCAGCAAGGATAGATTTACAAAATTTTATGTGTACGTGAGCGGAAGCAATCTGTGGACACTCACAAAGTATACAGGAAGAGATCCTGAGTTAGTAGATTTTTATGGATATGATACGGGGTTAGGTCTGCGGATTCCGAAGACGTTCATATTGGGTGTTAAAATGGACTTGTAA
- a CDS encoding acyl-ACP desaturase, whose translation MQELNQQIPEGSRKEVMTYLEPFMLNEMSEYLKPVEEMWQPADFLPDASRDTFFEEVRDLQESAKELSYDLVAVLIGDTLTEEALPTYESWLTMVDDVEKNEQGGWMKWVRAWTAEENRHGDLLNKYLYLTGRVNMKEFERSAQYLIQDGFDIGTGRDPYRNFIYTSFQEIATNVSHRRVAGLAKKHGDKLLAKMCGVIASDEARHAKAYMSFISQALVVDASEVILAFEDMMRKKIVMPAQFLRESGEPQGEAFAHFSDAAQRLGVYTAIDYVDILKELNTDWNIDKLTGLNEQAEKARDYLLKLPDRLLRLADRMKTPLKEYKFKWIYG comes from the coding sequence ATGCAAGAATTAAACCAACAAATACCAGAAGGATCCCGTAAAGAGGTCATGACTTATTTGGAGCCGTTCATGCTGAATGAGATGAGCGAATATTTAAAGCCTGTTGAAGAAATGTGGCAACCGGCAGATTTTTTGCCTGATGCTTCCAGAGATACATTCTTTGAAGAGGTAAGAGACTTGCAGGAAAGTGCCAAAGAACTTTCTTATGATTTAGTTGCAGTGCTTATCGGCGACACCCTTACTGAAGAAGCTCTTCCTACCTACGAATCATGGTTGACTATGGTGGATGATGTGGAAAAAAATGAGCAGGGAGGATGGATGAAATGGGTGCGTGCATGGACTGCCGAAGAAAACCGCCACGGAGATCTGTTGAATAAATATCTTTACCTTACCGGACGGGTGAACATGAAAGAATTTGAGCGTTCGGCTCAATACCTTATACAGGATGGATTTGATATCGGTACAGGAAGAGATCCCTACCGTAACTTTATTTATACCTCCTTTCAGGAAATAGCAACTAACGTATCGCACCGCAGAGTAGCCGGTTTGGCAAAAAAACACGGAGATAAACTTCTGGCAAAAATGTGTGGGGTCATTGCTTCAGATGAAGCCAGACATGCTAAAGCATACATGTCTTTTATTTCTCAGGCACTTGTGGTAGATGCAAGTGAAGTGATTCTGGCATTTGAAGATATGATGCGGAAAAAGATCGTTATGCCCGCTCAGTTTTTGAGAGAATCCGGAGAACCTCAGGGAGAGGCTTTTGCACACTTCTCTGATGCTGCACAACGTCTAGGTGTATATACCGCAATAGATTATGTAGATATCCTGAAAGAATTAAATACAGACTGGAATATTGATAAACTGACCGGACTGAATGAACAGGCAGAAAAAGCAAGAGATTATCTGCTTAAATTGCCGGATCGCCTGCTCCGATTGGCAGACCGCATGAAAACACCGTTAAAAGAATATAAATTCAAATGGATTTACGGATAA
- a CDS encoding RagB/SusD family nutrient uptake outer membrane protein encodes MKIKYSKKRFLTTCMLGAVMTIVSVGCNKMLDIESQHIVDEENKWKDINDARGSMLGVYGLLRSALAENNSQWMYGELRNGDFTSLGKRDLQVIINGELNSSYALVQKLSNWRKFYAVINAANLFIEKSPEIINNDKQYTALNNKIDVAQMRVIKGFCYYLLARTWGDVPIWDKSYEGSFPKVKQSTEKEVLAYAEKELKAAAEILPFQYGSRFDEIYPTEKYMGFDQTKWNGVLFNRVSANAILAHVAAWSGNYLEASVYADYVLKNANKAGAAYVESSFLTSEKGFFSNSNSSQLVALPFSWTASEASFEGHLEQLTLATPLVSKPVADIYIPADQIIQIFHEAGDVRFSINSAGTVQTTYFTDFGGVRPVFSKIKVIREGVSGTDGSLPLFSSAIVFTRMEEIALLRAEALAVLGQRELAKNILDQIRKSRGLSESSSATDLIDEIFAERRRELLGEGWRWYDLVRYKKIKRNDAAFNILIDQKGIFWPIASEVLSNNSELVQNPYWK; translated from the coding sequence ATGAAAATTAAATATTCTAAAAAGCGTTTTCTGACCACATGTATGTTGGGTGCAGTAATGACCATCGTAAGTGTTGGTTGTAATAAAATGCTGGATATCGAGTCTCAACATATTGTTGATGAAGAGAATAAGTGGAAAGATATTAATGATGCACGAGGGTCGATGCTGGGTGTATATGGCTTACTGCGCAGCGCTTTGGCAGAGAACAATTCACAGTGGATGTATGGAGAGTTGAGAAATGGAGATTTTACTTCATTAGGCAAACGCGATCTGCAGGTGATTATTAACGGTGAATTGAATTCATCTTATGCTTTAGTTCAGAAACTGAGTAACTGGCGTAAATTTTATGCTGTTATCAATGCTGCCAATCTGTTTATAGAAAAATCTCCGGAGATCATTAACAACGATAAGCAATACACAGCCTTAAACAATAAAATTGATGTTGCACAGATGCGTGTTATAAAAGGGTTCTGTTATTACTTACTGGCACGGACCTGGGGCGATGTGCCGATCTGGGATAAGTCATATGAAGGCAGTTTTCCAAAGGTAAAGCAATCGACGGAGAAGGAAGTATTGGCATATGCCGAGAAAGAACTGAAAGCCGCTGCAGAAATTCTTCCTTTTCAATATGGTTCACGATTCGATGAGATCTATCCAACTGAAAAATATATGGGCTTTGATCAGACCAAATGGAATGGTGTCTTGTTCAATAGAGTATCTGCGAATGCTATTCTTGCACATGTGGCTGCCTGGAGTGGCAACTATCTGGAAGCTTCAGTATATGCCGATTATGTATTGAAAAATGCAAATAAAGCAGGTGCTGCGTATGTGGAATCTTCTTTTTTAACATCTGAAAAAGGATTTTTCAGCAATTCTAACTCTTCTCAATTAGTCGCCTTGCCTTTTTCATGGACGGCAAGTGAGGCTTCATTTGAAGGGCATTTAGAACAACTTACGTTGGCTACGCCATTAGTTTCTAAACCTGTTGCGGATATTTATATACCTGCAGACCAAATCATCCAGATTTTTCACGAAGCAGGGGATGTACGTTTCAGCATCAATAGTGCGGGAACGGTACAGACAACTTATTTTACAGATTTCGGAGGAGTGAGACCTGTATTCAGTAAAATCAAAGTGATCCGCGAAGGGGTTTCCGGAACGGATGGTTCCCTTCCGCTATTCAGTTCGGCTATTGTATTTACACGTATGGAAGAGATTGCTCTTCTTCGTGCAGAAGCCCTGGCTGTACTGGGACAGCGTGAACTGGCTAAAAATATACTGGATCAGATAAGAAAGAGCCGTGGTCTTTCGGAGTCTTCTTCTGCTACCGATCTGATAGATGAAATTTTTGCCGAACGTCGTCGCGAACTATTGGGCGAGGGATGGAGATGGTACGATCTGGTTCGCTACAAAAAGATAAAAAGAAACGATGCAGCCTTTAATATCCTTATCGATCAAAAAGGAATTTTCTGGCCGATTGCATCTGAAGTATTATCAAATAATTCTGAATTAGTACAAAATCCTTATTGGAAATAA
- a CDS encoding fasciclin domain-containing protein, whose product MKQQSILFVIMLLVTASLWSCAKTDGYYDYENKENIFTGNTIEYFQSKPQVYDSLLTVLNKFPALRDSIATTATTIFAPTNSSFHSAITNLNLVRKTQNKPLLYIRDLDPVQLDTLISKYISKDLVTTDSMLFVDGLFINARYNQDMHAQRIKQESSGFVGGGLVTVYYSDTKGSNFQSQWTRTTTQAVNIKTSNGVVHILNNGHEFGFGEFLTRFNK is encoded by the coding sequence ATGAAACAACAATCTATACTATTCGTCATTATGCTACTTGTCACTGCTTCCTTATGGAGCTGTGCCAAGACAGATGGCTATTATGACTATGAAAATAAGGAGAATATCTTCACAGGAAATACGATTGAATATTTTCAGTCTAAACCTCAGGTGTATGATTCTTTATTGACTGTGCTGAATAAATTTCCGGCATTAAGAGATTCTATTGCAACGACGGCAACCACCATTTTTGCACCGACCAATTCTTCTTTCCACTCTGCTATCACCAATCTTAATCTGGTTAGGAAAACACAAAATAAACCTTTGTTATATATCCGTGATCTGGATCCTGTACAATTGGATACCCTGATCAGCAAGTATATTTCCAAAGATCTGGTGACTACTGATTCTATGCTTTTCGTAGACGGGCTTTTTATCAATGCCCGATACAATCAGGATATGCATGCTCAACGGATTAAACAAGAGTCTTCAGGATTTGTAGGAGGTGGATTGGTAACAGTGTATTACAGTGATACCAAAGGTTCCAATTTTCAGAGCCAGTGGACCCGCACAACAACGCAAGCTGTAAATATCAAGACTTCAAATGGAGTAGTTCATATTCTGAATAACGGACATGAGTTTGGTTTTGGTGAATTCCTGACACGTTTTAATAAGTAA